Genomic window (Longimicrobiales bacterium):
CGACGCACAACCGTCCGAGGGCCGGTGCAGTGCTGGGCCTGCCTACGGCGCCAGCTCCGGCAGTCGATCGCGATAGCGGCGTGACAGCATGAGCTCACGGCCGTCGTGCAGGATGATGCGCCAGTCGCCGTGTGACCACGGCTGCAGCTCCCGGATCGCTTCCAGGTTGACGATGTGCGAGCGGTGCACGCGCACGAACCGGTCGGCGTCGAGCCGCTCCTCGAGTGAGGCCAGCGTGCCGCGCACGAGGTAGCTCTCGGCGCCGACGTGCAGGCGCACGTAGTTCTCTTCCGCCTGGATCCATGTCACGTCATCGAGCCGCACCAGTCGCGCGGCGCCCGTCGCCGTTCGGACCAGCAGGCGTATGAGCGGGCGCCGTGTAGCCTGCGCCTGGCGCACCGCCTGTCGGATGCGATCACTGCGCTCCGCACCGCCGGCAGCACGCACCCGCTGGCGAACCCGCTCCAGTGCCTGCCGGAGCCGGGCCGCCTCGAACGGCTTCAGCAGGTAATCGACGGCGTGCACCTCGAAGGCGCGCACGGCGTACTCGTCGAACGCCGTCGCAAACACGATCTCCGGCAGTACCTCGCCCGCGAGTGCGTCAACGACCTGGAAGCCGTCCAGCCCCGGCATCTGCACATCCAGGAATGCGACGTCCGGGCGCAGCTCCGCGATGCACTCGACCGCCTCCGCTCCCGATGACGCCTCGCCGACGAGCTCCACGTCCGGCTCCGCATCGAGCAGGCGCCGCATCTTGGCCAGCGCGGGCGGCTCGTCGTCGGCGATGACTACGCGTATGACGTCCACTGCGTCTCCCGTTCTACCGTGGGGGCGGCCTGCTCGCGGAAGGGCATGCGCACCTCCGCTACGGTTCCGCCCTGGTCACCGGGCAGCAGCCGGAGCCGTGCGTCCGTGCCGTACAGCGCGTTGAGCCGCGCCGTCGTGT
Coding sequences:
- a CDS encoding LytTR family DNA-binding domain-containing protein, with amino-acid sequence MDVIRVVIADDEPPALAKMRRLLDAEPDVELVGEASSGAEAVECIAELRPDVAFLDVQMPGLDGFQVVDALAGEVLPEIVFATAFDEYAVRAFEVHAVDYLLKPFEAARLRQALERVRQRVRAAGGAERSDRIRQAVRQAQATRRPLIRLLVRTATGAARLVRLDDVTWIQAEENYVRLHVGAESYLVRGTLASLEERLDADRFVRVHRSHIVNLEAIRELQPWSHGDWRIILHDGRELMLSRRYRDRLPELAP